GCCGGAAGGCACGGTCATCACCAGTGCTCGCCTGCGCAGCATTCTGCTTGCTCTTGAAGAAGCTAACGGGCCTTCGGTATTGGTGCGGCTGGGGCGTCATCTGGCGCTTAAGGAACAGCAACCGGTTTTGACCATGTTGCGCCAGGGGGCAACGCCCGAATTGATCGCGGATCGCTGGCATCGGCTTGAAGGTTATTCCCATGCCCGCAGTCGCACCGATTATCAGGCCGCCGGCAAATCATTGACCCTGCATCGTGGTGCTGTCCGTGGCCAGCCGCCCGCACGGGTCGAAAACCTTTTAATGCATGGTTTCATGGTTGGTCTGCTCGAAGCGGTCGGTGTCGAAAATGTCAGCAGCGCAATCCTGCCCAGCCATGGTCCTTCCATTCCGGTGATCCGAAATGGAAAACTGATCAAGAAACTCGATTTTGCCGGGCGCGCTTTACGTTTTCGCATCAGTTGGCAAAGCTATGTCGCGATTTCATCGGGCTATCCCTTTATGGCGAATATGCCCGGAACGGCGCCGACCGTCGGGAACAGTCGACCGGTCGTGCAAAAGCTTTGCGCTGTGCTTGAACATGATATCGGGCGCAGCTGGACGATTGAAGATGTTGCCAATGCGCTAGATACATCTGGCCGAACTTTGCAGCGTCGCTTGCAACAGGCCAACAGCCGTTTTTCCGATCTCCTGCGTCTGATGCGGGTACGCGAGGCG
The Thalassospira xiamenensis M-5 = DSM 17429 DNA segment above includes these coding regions:
- a CDS encoding AraC family transcriptional regulator, translating into MQEFVSFGLHIALIRQLAWLPKGYDLVPEGTVITSARLRSILLALEEANGPSVLVRLGRHLALKEQQPVLTMLRQGATPELIADRWHRLEGYSHARSRTDYQAAGKSLTLHRGAVRGQPPARVENLLMHGFMVGLLEAVGVENVSSAILPSHGPSIPVIRNGKLIKKLDFAGRALRFRISWQSYVAISSGYPFMANMPGTAPTVGNSRPVVQKLCAVLEHDIGRSWTIEDVANALDTSGRTLQRRLQQANSRFSDLLRLMRVREACRLLAGTSLMVGEIGFWCGFTDNAHFSRDFRRLVGMPPSVYREASLGHAGLTRA